Proteins encoded together in one Candidatus Lariskella endosymbiont of Epinotia ramella window:
- the bamE gene encoding outer membrane protein assembly factor BamE, with translation MFVVGCSVRRINSGYQYENADLQSIVKSQSTSDDVNRILGTPTVTSDFGPKTFFYMGAKYDKIAFFDPKLIEQKIIAISFNNNDVVNDIRFYGTEDSRMVVFSKDSIIIKGNEVSLFRQLFRNLGRFNRSPSNL, from the coding sequence TTGTTCGTAGTCGGATGCTCAGTGCGGAGAATTAATTCGGGATATCAATATGAAAATGCTGATCTTCAGAGCATTGTGAAATCACAATCTACATCAGACGATGTGAACAGGATACTAGGTACTCCTACTGTTACTTCAGATTTCGGTCCTAAGACTTTCTTTTATATGGGGGCGAAATACGATAAGATCGCGTTCTTTGATCCTAAGCTAATAGAGCAAAAGATAATCGCAATCTCTTTCAATAACAATGATGTTGTTAATGATATACGCTTTTATGGAACAGAAGATAGTAGAATGGTTGTCTTTAGCAAGGATAGCATCATAATTAAAGGGAATGAAGTAAGCTTGTTCAGGCAGCTCTTTAGAAATCTAGGAAGGTTTAATAGGTCTCCTAGCAATTTATGA
- a CDS encoding PBP1A family penicillin-binding protein — MLNSIVKWAAFLFGVCLLFVIFSLQLIIFFSHDLPDYQQLADYDPPGITRLYSHSGEVLSEYAIEKRTFVPISEVPTIVINAFLAAEDKNFFQHPGVDLYSTIRAAIQSVLNLAASKRVVGGSTITQQVVKDFLLTNERSISRKIKEAILAYRISKIYSKHRILELYLNQIFLGNNSYGIVTAAQNYFDKDLKDLNIAEAAMLAALPKAPSTLNPFTNYSKAKIRRDWVIERMAEEEMITDREAAKYIKQKILLRTKRMLQEHGESFYTESVKQELVKMFGEHDVVSKGFVVNTNLDIELQRFADESFKKGLIGYDKKHGWRGPIDKISSSEIANWQNVISRYSAVAIENNLDVAIVLKIANNRAIIGLPNSSQGFIAFDDVKWARKNLKNQTLGPQLNSISEVLNAGHVIFVKNIEGDKYTLEQVPDVEGGMVVMEPYTGKVLAMVGGFNGNKTYFNRAIQAERQPGSVFKPLVYLAALEQNIQPNTIILDEPISVSQGKGMPNWSPKNYNANFLGPITLRTALEKSRNTPTVRIMLTVGLPSIIELANRFGVYKKSKAAYSIALGAFETTLMEITNAYNTVASGGLAVTPKLIESIYDRRGNMIYRSEDIICKSCTSDLISSIADGSIYEDAELPDIEYPTYRLVDTDTNYQFVSLLEGAMRRGTGAKANVLGIPVAGKTGTTNDSFDAWFVGFTPYIIVGVYVGFDKPRTLGARETGSTVALPIFIDFMQKACAKMPALEFAVPDGIALKAVNKRTGRVLEEEDYEVAKSDIIIEAFKKNHSWSHAFRDRSEENLEESIPHYNLGEILSTLDEEE, encoded by the coding sequence ATGCTAAATTCTATAGTTAAATGGGCTGCTTTTTTGTTTGGTGTCTGTTTATTGTTTGTCATTTTTTCATTACAGCTAATTATATTTTTCAGTCATGACTTGCCGGATTATCAGCAACTTGCAGATTATGATCCACCAGGTATAACGAGACTTTATTCACACAGTGGTGAAGTTTTGTCGGAATATGCTATAGAAAAACGTACATTTGTACCGATATCAGAAGTGCCAACGATTGTAATTAATGCGTTTTTGGCTGCTGAAGATAAGAATTTCTTTCAACATCCTGGTGTGGATTTATACAGCACTATTAGAGCTGCGATACAAAGCGTGCTTAACTTAGCGGCTAGCAAAAGAGTTGTGGGCGGTTCTACAATTACACAGCAGGTTGTGAAGGATTTTTTGCTTACAAACGAACGCAGTATATCTAGAAAAATCAAAGAAGCTATCCTTGCTTATAGAATTAGTAAGATATATTCAAAGCATAGGATACTTGAACTATACTTAAACCAGATTTTCTTAGGTAATAACTCATATGGTATTGTAACTGCAGCTCAAAATTATTTTGATAAAGATCTAAAAGATCTGAATATCGCAGAAGCTGCAATGCTTGCTGCGTTGCCTAAAGCTCCTTCTACTCTTAATCCATTTACTAATTACTCGAAAGCAAAAATAAGACGTGATTGGGTAATTGAACGAATGGCAGAGGAGGAAATGATTACCGATAGAGAGGCTGCAAAATATATTAAGCAAAAAATATTGCTGCGTACGAAGCGTATGTTGCAAGAACATGGTGAAAGTTTTTATACAGAGTCTGTCAAACAAGAGCTTGTTAAAATGTTTGGAGAGCATGATGTTGTATCTAAGGGGTTTGTTGTAAACACAAATTTGGATATTGAGCTGCAAAGATTTGCTGATGAGTCTTTCAAAAAAGGATTGATTGGATACGATAAGAAACATGGGTGGCGTGGTCCTATAGATAAAATCTCAAGTAGTGAAATAGCAAATTGGCAAAATGTTATATCAAGATATTCAGCAGTGGCTATAGAAAATAACCTAGATGTCGCAATAGTGCTGAAGATAGCGAATAATAGAGCTATTATAGGTCTTCCGAATTCATCGCAAGGATTTATTGCATTTGATGATGTAAAGTGGGCTAGAAAAAATCTAAAGAATCAAACATTAGGGCCGCAATTAAATAGTATCTCTGAAGTATTAAATGCCGGACATGTGATTTTTGTTAAAAATATTGAAGGCGATAAATACACACTTGAACAAGTTCCAGATGTGGAAGGTGGTATGGTAGTTATGGAGCCATATACAGGTAAAGTTCTAGCAATGGTTGGTGGCTTTAATGGAAATAAAACATATTTTAATCGTGCAATCCAAGCAGAGCGTCAGCCAGGTTCTGTGTTTAAACCATTGGTATATCTTGCGGCGTTGGAGCAAAATATACAGCCAAACACAATAATACTAGATGAGCCAATTTCTGTTAGCCAAGGAAAGGGAATGCCAAATTGGTCGCCAAAGAATTATAATGCAAATTTCTTGGGCCCCATTACTTTGCGAACGGCGCTTGAAAAATCTAGGAATACTCCGACTGTAAGGATTATGTTAACAGTTGGATTGCCATCAATTATAGAACTTGCTAATCGTTTTGGAGTATATAAAAAAAGCAAAGCTGCTTATTCAATTGCACTTGGAGCATTTGAAACAACTCTTATGGAGATAACTAATGCATATAATACAGTTGCAAGTGGTGGTCTTGCAGTCACTCCGAAACTTATAGAGAGCATATATGATAGGCGTGGGAATATGATCTATAGGTCGGAAGATATAATTTGTAAGTCTTGCACATCAGATCTGATAAGTAGCATAGCAGATGGTAGTATATATGAAGATGCAGAATTACCTGATATAGAATACCCTACATATAGATTGGTGGATACTGATACGAACTACCAATTTGTTTCTTTGTTAGAAGGCGCTATGCGAAGGGGAACAGGCGCAAAGGCGAATGTGCTTGGAATTCCAGTTGCAGGAAAGACAGGCACAACAAATGATAGTTTTGACGCATGGTTTGTAGGATTTACGCCATATATAATTGTTGGTGTTTATGTTGGATTTGATAAACCAAGAACTCTTGGGGCGAGAGAGACTGGTTCTACCGTTGCATTGCCTATTTTTATAGATTTTATGCAAAAAGCTTGTGCTAAAATGCCGGCATTAGAATTTGCAGTTCCAGATGGTATTGCGCTTAAAGCTGTAAATAAAAGAACTGGTAGAGTATTGGAGGAAGAAGACTATGAGGTAGCAAAATCTGATATCATAATTGAGGCATTCAAAAAGAATCATTCTTGGTCTCATGCATTTAGAGATAGATCTGAGGAAAATTTGGAAGAGTCGATTCCTCATTATAACCTAGGAGAAATATTATCCACTTTAGATGAAGAAGAGTAG
- the trmB gene encoding tRNA (guanosine(46)-N7)-methyltransferase TrmB, with translation MEDFYKHKKYLQSFAVRGRSLSPDQNYLMLDVLKKFSASVNCERIFENIEQCERKINFEIGFGDGKNLIERATKFPEQIFIGCEVYKKGLFRVASYIKDNDAANIYFYEGDGREFIAKIPDNSLFRIYILFPDPWPKVRHNKRRIINSDSLKLFASKMRSDGLLYTATDDRGYAEHMLCCFENNDFAIKNLPRYCKSVEDKLNALEKPSDWRETKYEAKAIELSKKIFYIVAMKI, from the coding sequence ATGGAAGATTTTTATAAGCACAAGAAATATCTTCAATCTTTTGCTGTAAGAGGGAGGTCTTTAAGTCCTGATCAAAATTATTTAATGCTAGATGTTCTCAAAAAATTTTCTGCTTCTGTAAATTGTGAAAGGATTTTTGAAAATATAGAGCAATGTGAGAGAAAAATAAATTTTGAGATAGGGTTCGGTGACGGAAAAAATTTGATAGAGCGTGCTACTAAATTTCCAGAACAAATATTCATAGGCTGTGAGGTATATAAAAAAGGGTTATTTAGAGTTGCTTCATATATCAAAGATAATGATGCTGCAAATATATACTTTTATGAAGGTGATGGGCGTGAGTTTATTGCAAAAATCCCAGATAATTCTTTATTTAGGATCTATATTTTATTTCCAGATCCTTGGCCAAAGGTAAGACATAATAAACGTAGAATAATAAATTCAGATTCTTTAAAGCTATTTGCAAGCAAAATGCGGTCTGATGGTTTATTGTATACTGCAACAGATGATAGAGGCTATGCAGAGCATATGTTGTGCTGCTTTGAGAATAATGATTTTGCAATAAAAAATTTACCTAGATATTGTAAGTCAGTAGAAGATAAGTTAAATGCGCTAGAGAAACCTTCAGACTGGAGAGAGACTAAGTATGAGGCTAAAGCTATAGAATTATCTAAAAAAATCTTCTATATAGTCGCAATGAAGATTTAA
- a CDS encoding DNA recombination protein RmuC, with protein sequence METIIIALASLFFVLLSQFFVYRKVSIFAGRSGALEELTKQITELTYLSVSNKTQIESLQSHISEQLKVSRDIQQEQLKFISDALEKLKTANDLHADRMRQTVDSKLLDIQHSNDKKLEEMRKTVDEKLHSTLEQRLNQSFKLVSDKLEMLHKGLGQMQSISSQVVDLKNILSNVKTRGIWGEVQLKSIIEQIMTPEQYLENINVIPGSQERVEYAVRLPGRDNSGDILLPIDAKFPLEDYQRLIEAQKTGDVNRIKEYASNLKKVVKKQAKTISEKYIKDPYTTDFAIMFMATEGLYAEVLQEPGIVEELQSSYRVIIAGPATISAMLSSLKMGFKTLAIERKSKELWALLAPLKSQFNNFGTLLGKTRLKLEQATETIVKVENETRKIQNNFQNIESSSAANVVELDVEHLPSI encoded by the coding sequence ATGGAAACAATAATTATAGCTTTAGCTTCACTGTTTTTTGTTCTCCTGTCGCAGTTCTTTGTGTATAGGAAAGTATCTATATTTGCAGGTAGAAGTGGCGCTCTTGAGGAGCTAACAAAGCAAATAACAGAACTAACATACCTTAGTGTATCGAATAAAACACAAATTGAGAGCTTGCAATCTCATATATCAGAACAGCTGAAAGTAAGTAGAGATATTCAACAGGAACAGCTAAAATTCATTAGTGATGCTCTTGAAAAACTTAAAACAGCAAATGATCTACATGCAGATAGAATGAGACAGACAGTAGATTCTAAACTTCTTGATATACAGCATAGCAATGATAAAAAACTTGAAGAGATGAGAAAGACTGTGGATGAAAAGTTGCATAGCACTTTGGAGCAACGCCTTAATCAGTCATTCAAACTTGTTAGTGATAAGCTTGAAATGTTGCATAAAGGACTTGGACAGATGCAGAGTATTTCATCACAGGTTGTAGATCTAAAAAATATTCTTTCAAACGTGAAAACTAGAGGTATTTGGGGCGAGGTACAGCTAAAATCTATTATAGAGCAGATAATGACCCCTGAGCAATACCTGGAAAACATAAATGTAATCCCAGGGAGTCAAGAGAGAGTCGAATATGCAGTCAGACTCCCTGGTAGAGATAATTCTGGAGATATTTTGCTCCCTATTGATGCCAAATTTCCTCTTGAAGATTATCAGCGTTTAATAGAAGCCCAAAAAACTGGAGATGTTAATCGAATCAAAGAATATGCTAGTAATTTAAAAAAGGTTGTAAAGAAACAAGCGAAAACTATTAGTGAGAAATATATAAAGGATCCATATACTACGGATTTTGCTATTATGTTCATGGCAACTGAAGGGCTTTATGCAGAAGTGCTGCAAGAGCCTGGAATAGTTGAGGAGCTGCAAAGTAGTTATAGAGTTATTATTGCAGGGCCTGCGACTATCAGTGCTATGCTAAGCAGTTTAAAAATGGGCTTTAAGACTTTAGCAATTGAGAGAAAGTCAAAAGAGCTTTGGGCGCTTCTTGCTCCGCTTAAATCCCAGTTTAATAATTTTGGTACTCTTCTTGGCAAAACAAGGCTGAAGCTAGAACAGGCGACCGAAACAATTGTAAAAGTTGAAAATGAAACGAGGAAAATACAGAATAATTTTCAAAATATAGAGAGCTCCTCTGCAGCAAACGTTGTAGAATTAGATGTAGAACATCTTCCAAGTATTTAA
- the mraY gene encoding phospho-N-acetylmuramoyl-pentapeptide-transferase, with protein sequence MIYYFIADLIHHFSIFNVCRYITFRSICAVFTALLVSFIFGKKFISFLKSVQTAGQPIREDGPDSHIMTKAGTPTMGGALILFSTIVSTFIWADLQNKYVWICLSAMLAYGVIGFIDDYRKLKYKNSKGLSAKAKFSMQLLFGLLVSILIGSVAESSATTLFFPFFKNVGVDLGLFYFVFSSIVITGSSNAVNLTDGLDGLAIMPIIIAAACFALISYLTGNIVFANYLQLNYVQSAGEIAVLCASLIGAGLGFLWYNAPPAKVFMGDIGSLSLGALLGSISVITKHEIVLGIICGLFVIEAMSVILQVASFKLYGRRIFKMAPIHHHFEKLGWSESTIVMRFWIVAIIFALIGLSTLKLR encoded by the coding sequence ATGATATATTATTTTATTGCTGATTTAATACATCATTTTAGCATATTTAATGTTTGTAGATATATCACGTTTCGAAGTATTTGTGCGGTATTCACAGCACTTTTAGTGAGCTTTATATTTGGCAAAAAATTCATAAGCTTTTTAAAGTCTGTACAGACTGCAGGGCAGCCAATTAGAGAAGATGGACCTGATTCTCATATTATGACTAAAGCAGGGACTCCTACTATGGGAGGTGCCTTGATACTTTTTAGTACAATAGTATCAACTTTCATTTGGGCAGATCTGCAAAATAAGTACGTATGGATTTGTTTATCTGCTATGTTAGCTTATGGTGTGATTGGCTTCATTGATGACTATAGAAAGCTCAAGTATAAAAATTCAAAAGGTCTTTCTGCAAAAGCGAAGTTCTCCATGCAGCTTTTATTTGGATTACTTGTAAGCATATTAATAGGTTCTGTGGCAGAAAGCTCTGCGACAACTTTGTTCTTCCCATTTTTTAAAAATGTTGGTGTTGATTTGGGTTTATTTTATTTTGTTTTTTCAAGCATTGTGATTACAGGTTCTTCGAATGCAGTGAATTTAACAGATGGGCTTGATGGACTTGCAATTATGCCAATCATTATAGCTGCCGCGTGTTTCGCATTGATTAGTTACTTGACTGGAAATATTGTGTTTGCAAATTACCTGCAGCTTAATTATGTGCAAAGTGCAGGAGAAATTGCTGTACTTTGTGCATCATTAATTGGAGCAGGGCTTGGGTTTCTTTGGTATAATGCGCCACCAGCTAAAGTTTTCATGGGAGATATCGGTAGTCTCTCACTTGGAGCGCTTCTTGGTTCTATCAGTGTGATTACTAAGCATGAGATTGTGCTTGGTATTATATGTGGTCTTTTTGTGATAGAAGCTATGTCTGTAATATTACAAGTCGCATCTTTCAAATTATATGGGAGAAGAATATTTAAGATGGCACCAATACACCATCATTTTGAAAAACTTGGTTGGAGTGAGTCGACTATTGTGATGAGATTCTGGATAGTTGCAATTATATTTGCTCTAATCGGGCTTTCCACATTAAAACTTAGATAA